Proteins encoded together in one Chitinophaga varians window:
- a CDS encoding winged helix-turn-helix transcriptional regulator, protein MTDKKRLEEIAEVLSNPRNQKDELQALQDTIYVIGGKWRLPIINSICNGNKRFREIERSIPGITTRMLSRELKEMEANQLIKRTVIASSPVLVEYTATGYCRSFGDIILEMIKWGKAHRKKIIRKPEKE, encoded by the coding sequence ATGACAGACAAAAAACGCTTGGAAGAAATAGCGGAAGTACTGAGTAATCCGCGTAACCAGAAAGATGAGTTACAGGCATTGCAGGATACCATTTATGTGATCGGAGGAAAATGGCGGCTACCTATTATCAATTCCATCTGCAATGGGAACAAACGTTTCCGCGAGATAGAGCGCAGCATTCCGGGCATTACCACCAGGATGTTGTCGAGGGAATTAAAAGAGATGGAAGCCAATCAGCTGATTAAAAGGACGGTCATTGCATCCTCCCCGGTGCTGGTAGAATATACCGCTACCGGCTATTGCCGGTCATTCGGGGACATTATCCTGGAGATGATCAAATGGGGGAAAGCACACAGGAAGAAGATTATCAGGAAGCCGGAGAAGGAATAA
- a CDS encoding SDR family oxidoreductase — MEQLKGKIAVVTGGNSGIGYATAKELKQQGATVIITGRRKEAIETAAAELGVTGIVADQGNLMAIESLADTVKTAYGAIDILFINAGVLAGAGIEQATEEIFDQVIDVNFKGAYFTLSRFIPVLKDGASVIFLSSNTASMNVAHSSIYSSSKAALNAVMKIAAIELAPRKIRVNAISPGPIETEILHKQGYSEEELKGVKSWIVDRIPLKHMGKAGDIGKMVVQLSGDAASFVTGAELVMDGGMSL; from the coding sequence ATGGAACAGTTAAAAGGTAAAATAGCTGTGGTGACCGGCGGCAACAGCGGTATCGGTTACGCTACAGCAAAGGAATTAAAACAACAGGGCGCGACAGTGATCATTACAGGCCGGCGGAAAGAAGCCATCGAAACAGCCGCGGCTGAACTGGGTGTCACCGGCATTGTGGCCGACCAGGGAAACCTTATGGCCATTGAAAGCCTGGCTGATACTGTTAAAACTGCATATGGAGCTATAGATATTCTGTTTATCAACGCCGGCGTTCTGGCGGGAGCGGGCATTGAACAGGCAACGGAAGAAATATTTGATCAGGTGATAGACGTGAATTTCAAAGGCGCCTATTTTACGTTGAGCAGGTTTATCCCTGTCCTGAAGGACGGCGCATCAGTGATATTCCTCTCCTCTAATACCGCCAGCATGAACGTTGCCCATTCTTCCATTTACTCCTCCAGCAAGGCAGCATTAAATGCCGTGATGAAGATTGCGGCCATAGAGCTGGCGCCGCGGAAAATAAGAGTGAATGCCATCAGCCCCGGACCCATTGAAACGGAGATCCTGCATAAGCAAGGCTACAGCGAAGAGGAACTCAAAGGCGTGAAATCATGGATCGTTGACCGTATTCCGCTGAAACATATGGGAAAAGCCGGCGACATCGGGAAGATGGTGGTACAACTCTCCGGCGACGCGGCTTCTTTTGTCACCGGTGCAGAACTTGTGATGGATGGCGGTATGAGCCTGTAG
- a CDS encoding sensor histidine kinase: MIEQFIWSVAPLRYHIKKYLHCLLCCLCVTLTAAAQEENISYHFRHLDISNGLASNHVSAILQDRKGFIWIASTALQRYDGTNLVTMANFDRVPGSIYYDDICLCEDSRGRIWMGTPDNIRVYDPVTMLIRTLKVANRAELPEGLQCSNIIQDHNGVIWATTRDGLMQFDEASFSFHKAAMIPEADRLEMQDAIMEDESGNLWISGTTHLYILDHDRKQLYSPANNPRHLPVLDIHNSFKKIYTDNRHHIWMAGRQGILYQYDPAVNRLQEYRFNTPDTDHIFDVMTDGNKDLWVATEKGGIFRFNDSLRRFDFNITSNNADERGFHYDYEANCMLSDREGHLWIGTDRGVNILSIHNTSFRMLDHRTVFQKTKERLPAAEVTGIFQASNGDVYVGYWGKGFSRLSSRLQLLGNYFHGEDTATTIPEQRGLVWTFAELKNGTILVGQENGNLSLFNPATGRFIRHLTSPALHEQTLLRMLVQGDTAVWIGLYKRGLASWNPRANEFRYYHEITDSLKRPLSVLQIVPEKDSLLWLASSGGGLILFNPHTRKIIARQNFEWLQHSYNNVTSLVRFNDSTLLAGTDHGLWMYNTRQGTYVPVRIDGQLFDEWVLNIREDTPEKFWFITPYGFYRYTIPRGKLETFTQNDDIIDNSRKVRRRISWLKDGRLLVGASDHFVVFEPNKLEVAPPPPDVTIVNMKALDSIILIEEALRGNTPVELNHRQNIISIEFKSLSYHQEKIRYFYQLEGLDEDWVSAENILVAKYTNLAPGNYTFRVRAVNAAGTTSLHISELKIFIRPAFWQTPWFRVLCLLLALGLVYLYIRLRITSVKKEARERAAIQQQMAQLEMKALRAQMNPHFIFNALNSIQTFMMKSETEQALAYLARFARLIRNVLDNSQLNNIPVSKEVNMLTNYLELEKLRFADAFEYEFVVDPELEQDFVEIPTMILQPFVENAIWHGILHIPDQGKIRIMFARVGDRVLCTIEDNGIGRAKSAALRKMDTQHYSRGLQITRDRLQLYNSRFNMDASFDIEDLNDGAGNATGTRVNIWFPYVHE, translated from the coding sequence ATGATCGAACAGTTTATCTGGTCCGTCGCCCCATTACGGTATCACATCAAGAAATATCTGCATTGTCTGTTGTGTTGCCTGTGTGTAACGCTTACTGCCGCTGCGCAGGAGGAAAACATATCTTATCATTTCCGGCATCTGGATATCAGCAATGGCCTCGCGAGTAATCACGTTTCGGCTATCCTGCAGGACCGCAAAGGGTTTATCTGGATCGCCAGTACGGCGCTGCAACGGTACGACGGCACCAACCTGGTCACTATGGCCAACTTTGACCGCGTGCCTGGTTCCATCTATTATGATGATATCTGCCTCTGTGAAGACAGCCGTGGCCGCATCTGGATGGGCACCCCCGACAATATCCGTGTTTACGATCCGGTGACAATGCTCATCAGGACGCTCAAAGTGGCCAACAGGGCGGAACTGCCGGAGGGACTGCAATGCAGCAATATCATACAGGACCATAACGGCGTCATATGGGCCACTACCCGCGATGGCCTTATGCAGTTTGATGAAGCCTCCTTCAGTTTTCACAAAGCGGCCATGATACCGGAGGCCGACCGCCTTGAAATGCAGGACGCCATTATGGAAGATGAATCCGGCAACCTGTGGATAAGTGGAACAACACATCTCTATATCCTGGACCATGACCGGAAACAGCTGTATTCACCTGCTAATAATCCCCGCCATCTGCCGGTACTGGATATCCACAACAGCTTTAAAAAAATCTATACCGATAACCGCCATCATATATGGATGGCCGGCCGGCAAGGTATTTTGTACCAGTACGACCCGGCGGTCAACAGACTGCAGGAATACCGCTTCAATACCCCTGACACGGACCATATCTTTGATGTGATGACCGACGGCAACAAAGACCTGTGGGTCGCTACGGAAAAAGGCGGCATCTTCCGGTTCAACGACTCCCTGCGGCGTTTTGATTTTAACATCACCAGCAACAACGCCGACGAGCGTGGGTTCCACTACGACTACGAAGCCAATTGCATGCTAAGCGACCGGGAAGGCCACCTCTGGATAGGTACCGACCGGGGGGTGAATATCCTCAGTATTCACAACACTTCTTTCCGGATGCTGGACCACCGCACCGTTTTTCAAAAAACAAAAGAACGGCTGCCGGCAGCTGAGGTGACAGGCATCTTCCAGGCCAGTAACGGGGACGTATATGTAGGATACTGGGGAAAAGGATTTAGCCGTCTGTCTTCCCGCCTGCAGTTGCTGGGCAACTATTTTCACGGGGAAGATACTGCTACCACCATTCCGGAACAACGCGGACTGGTTTGGACTTTCGCTGAACTGAAAAACGGTACTATCCTCGTAGGACAGGAAAATGGTAACCTGTCGCTTTTTAATCCTGCCACCGGGCGGTTTATCCGGCATCTTACCTCACCGGCGCTGCATGAACAAACATTATTGCGCATGCTGGTGCAAGGCGATACTGCCGTATGGATAGGGCTTTACAAACGCGGACTGGCCAGCTGGAACCCGCGTGCCAACGAGTTTCGCTATTACCACGAAATCACGGATTCGCTGAAGCGGCCTTTGTCCGTGCTGCAAATCGTACCGGAAAAAGATTCTTTGTTATGGCTGGCTTCCAGCGGAGGAGGGTTAATTCTCTTTAATCCGCATACCCGCAAAATCATTGCACGTCAGAATTTTGAGTGGTTACAACACAGCTATAACAATGTCACTTCATTGGTAAGATTTAATGACAGTACATTGTTGGCCGGAACTGACCACGGGCTGTGGATGTACAACACCCGCCAGGGCACTTATGTGCCTGTCAGAATCGACGGACAGCTCTTCGATGAGTGGGTGTTGAATATACGCGAAGACACGCCCGAAAAATTCTGGTTTATCACGCCCTATGGCTTTTACCGGTACACCATCCCCCGTGGAAAGCTGGAGACTTTTACACAGAACGATGATATCATCGATAACTCGCGCAAGGTGCGCCGCCGCATCTCCTGGCTGAAAGACGGCCGGCTGCTGGTAGGCGCGTCAGACCATTTTGTGGTGTTTGAACCTAATAAACTGGAGGTGGCGCCGCCTCCGCCTGATGTTACCATCGTTAACATGAAAGCGTTGGACAGCATTATATTGATAGAGGAAGCACTGCGGGGCAACACGCCGGTAGAGCTGAACCACCGCCAGAATATCATCAGTATAGAATTCAAAAGCCTGTCTTATCATCAGGAAAAGATCCGTTATTTCTATCAGCTGGAAGGGCTGGATGAAGACTGGGTAAGTGCGGAAAATATACTGGTGGCCAAATACACCAATCTTGCACCGGGAAATTATACTTTCCGGGTAAGGGCCGTCAACGCCGCCGGGACTACCTCGCTGCATATCAGCGAGCTGAAAATATTTATCCGGCCGGCATTCTGGCAAACGCCCTGGTTCCGCGTACTGTGCCTGTTGCTGGCACTCGGCCTGGTATACCTGTATATCCGGCTGCGTATTACTTCTGTAAAGAAAGAAGCACGGGAAAGGGCCGCCATCCAGCAGCAGATGGCCCAGCTGGAAATGAAAGCCCTGCGCGCCCAAATGAACCCGCACTTTATTTTCAATGCGCTGAATTCCATTCAGACGTTTATGATGAAGAGTGAAACAGAGCAGGCCCTCGCTTACCTCGCGCGTTTTGCACGGCTTATCCGGAATGTGCTGGACAACTCCCAGCTGAATAACATACCGGTATCTAAAGAGGTGAACATGCTTACTAACTATCTCGAACTGGAAAAACTGCGCTTTGCAGATGCCTTCGAATATGAATTTGTCGTAGACCCTGAACTGGAACAGGATTTTGTGGAGATACCCACCATGATCCTGCAGCCTTTTGTGGAAAACGCTATCTGGCATGGCATTTTGCATATCCCTGACCAGGGAAAGATCCGGATCATGTTTGCACGTGTAGGCGACAGGGTGCTATGTACAATAGAAGATAATGGCATCGGCAGGGCGAAGTCGGCAGCGCTGCGGAAAATGGATACGCAGCATTACTCGCGCGGACTGCAGATTACACGCGACAGGCTACAACTTTATAACAGCCGCTTTAATATGGATGCCAGTTTTGATATCGAAGACCTGAATGACGGCGCCGGAAATGCAACCGGAACAAGGGTGAATATCTGGTTTCCTTATGTACATGAATAA